actcTCTAGTCCCATTTTTTAGTTCATGGAAGCAAATGACCTCCATTGCACCATGTACTACAAACACAGCCAAGGACCAGATTTAAATGATGAGAAACGAAtccttaaagaaaaacaaaccctCTCAATTAAACACCTTTATTGGAAAGACAAAGGAGCATGTGCTGTCAGTTGCCAGCTGAACCCGCAGTTAGGACAACTCTATAGATCACCATGTGTATCATTATCAAAACCAAAAGACATGAAATGGGTTGATCTAGGCGCATTTGTAACAGCATGTGAGGAAACAAGCGACTGGGATAAGTAAGAAACTGAGGGCACTTCCAGCTCACTAAATTGAATAACGCATGAAAAACCCACAGTACATTTCCAAGGCCAGATGAACAAAACAATTTGACCTGTGCTGACTCTCACTGAAGAGCAGGAAGTAATAGTGTccagtaatagtaataatagtgTCCAGATTCACCTTGTAACACCCCCTTGTTTCCAGTGAAAAAGGCCCCACCATCCATAGGATGGCGGATGGTACAGGATTTACAAGCTGTAGTGCCTCATGGACCCACTGTACCTGATCCCATACACTGTTAAATCACCTAAATCCTGAAAACAAGTACTTCTCAGTATGTGATATAAGCAATGCATTCTTTTCAATCCAAATACATCCACATAACCAGTTTTGGTTTGCATTCACTTATAAAATTAAGAGATACACATATGTACTAGATTAGCAACGAGTATTGTGAATCGCAATGTCAGCCAACTTAGCGAAGTTCACACCTCCAAATAACAGCCAACTGCTACTGGATGTTGATGACATCCTAGTAACTTCCCCAAGTCTTGAGAGCTCTAAGGCTGAGATACTTGCTCTGCTACTTTTTCTGGCTGACCAAGGACATGCAGTTTATTTGTGGTaacttcaactgtggctaacgATAGTTAAGTATTTGGGGTACAATTTATACAAGCAGGAAAAAATTtagatgaaacaaagaaaaaaagccatCTTGCAagcaccaaaaccaaaaaacaaaaagacaaatgtcatttttgggCATGACAAATTTCTGCAGGAGCTGGATATCATATTATACAGTTGCAGTATACAACACCCCACTCTCTGCATCCAACCCTATCATATGGACGCAGGAAGCAGAGGATGCCTGTGTAAAAATCAAACAGCGATTGGCGAGTACTGCAGTGTGAGGCCAACCTGATTATTCCAAATTATTCATCCAAACTGTTGACTGTAAGGATGGTTACATGACATCGGTGCTGACTCAAATTTATGTGGAGAGACAGAGGCCTATTGCCTATTACTCCACTAAATGAGATACTGTAGCATTACCTCCCTGTGTTCAAGCTGCCGTAGCTGCATCCATGGCAGTACAGGCCTCTGCCTCCATTGTAATGTTTCATCCCCTAACTTTGAAAGTCCCTCATGCAGTTGCAACTTCAACAGGTAAAGCCATAAATCATAAGAACCTTATTTTAGACCTGCTGGATGCCATACAACTTCCAAAACAGGTGGCAATTTCAGaatgtgcagcacacacacGATGCACAGACCCTTTCTCCATTGGAAATCACAAAAGCTGACACTGAAGCTAAAAAGACTGCCACATCCATGATCGAAAGTCTCAAGACATATTTATTGACCAACAAGTTCTAAAGACATGCAAACATTGGCAACtgcaacagagaaaagaaaatgggaaaacaaaataCTCAAACCGGATTGAATATATGACCAGAGGGGAAACCAATTTTACCAAACGGCTTATTTAAATGTGCTGCCTTGATGAGCCGTGGGCATTGCCATGTCTCAACAGGAGTGATCTCAAACTAGTCtaaaaaaatgtggtttgacCTGTCACAGACCTTTATCTGTGCTAAACACAACCCACAAGGGAACCTGAGACCAAAAAGAGGGCAAAACCTCAATTCCCATTTCAATATATTGCATAGACTTTATAGAACTAAATAATTGTGAACACCAACCTTATCAGGCCTGACTTCATTTGAAATGATGTATGGTAAACCTTACCAAATACCACAGTTCCAACCATTCCAACGAGCTGAGGAAGACAGGGAACAGACCTCAGCCCATTACATGATGCAAATGCTAACAAAGAGAGAGATCTCTTCTGTCAACTCTGTTCCAGAAACTCCACTGAATCTGGAAGATCCAGCAGTACAGCCAGGAGACTGGTGCTGATTAAAGTCATAAAGAGGAAAACCTGGTCAAGTCCTCGATGGGAAGGTCAATTTCAGGTTCTGCTCACCAATCCCACGGCTGTAAAGATTACTGAAAGAACCACATGGATTCATCTATCACTGTAAAAAGGTATTTGGGTTTTCTGAAGGGGTAGACCAAACTAATAACTGTTAGACTCACTGATCAGCCAGTGGCTGAGGGAAGTCTGGGCTACAAAGTGGGCTCATTATTAAGACCATAGCGGGCCGTCTCAAACCCAGTAATTGAGATCCCAGTCACTTAGAGGTGAAGTAGTCAAAGGGACATTGTTAGTACGGAACAGCTGAAGACACCACAATATGAAAGATAAGCCCCAAGTTTGGCATTTATTTTGACTTCCAGACCTCCTTGGTCTGAGAGGTACAGAATGCATCCTATTGGCCTCTAATGTGTCCTCAGCTTATTCAACAAAACCACCCAACCTAAAACTGACCAATGTTCCCACCGGTAGGTGATAGACTCCCCCCAAAAACAATGGGCCTACCTGGCAACTACACCTGTTTCTCACGCTCAGGGCAGGGGAAGAATGTGCAAGTGTTGAGCTGCTGCTCTAACACTATTAATATCACAAGAAATATCGGCAACTACTCTGCCTCATGGTTTGTAAATCAAACTACTAGCAGAGCTGATGTGTGGTGGTTTTGTGGCAACTTAAAGCTGAGATCTAAGTTACTGCAAGCCTGGAAAAGGAGCTGTGCTATGGTACAGCTGCTCATGCTCTTCCAACTGTTTCCAATAGGTGACTTCAAAGGTTTTCCAGTAAAACTTAATGGTCAACAGCCAGAACtgctctcaacacacacacatatactgtgtGGAGTTGCTCACTGTTGACAAGAACAGAGGGtggaaaaaacattgttaagAATATAAAGGACTGTTTGTAACTGTTTCGGCAGTCAACCCTGAACTTTTGCTGTGCATGTGTTGACTccttgctgcaagtaaaaacCTTTTAAGACTTGAGACGCCAGTGACTCTGTCATTTTTCAGTAACAATTTATCTGACAGcagacaagaggatctgatggttcacagtgtcaaaggctgcagacagattGAGTATGATGAAGACTGAGCCACACTTTTTGCAGCCTACAGAGACTCCAAGACAGTGTTGTTTCTGTGGAGGGACCACCGTGGAAGCTTGACTGTTGAAGCCTGACTGGTTGACCTCAAGGCGCTTGCtctaataaagaaaaatctgagaATCGATAAAAGGCTTGTGCAAAgatcttggccagaaatggaagaagagagacaggtctgTAATTCTCAACAAGGGGTCAAGAGAAGCCTTCTTAAGCAGTGCTGTAACCTGGGCCTGCTGAAATGAGGTGGGGACGGTGCCTTTGTTGAGTGTCATGTCAGAAGACGGAGAAGAGATTATTGGTTTTCACAAACAGGgaaaattctaaaaaatatAGTGAAGGCACTGAATGTTAAAGGGACAGTGGAGACACTGGCTGGACGTGGCAATAAATGGAAGCATTCAAAGGCTGCAAACAGATTTGTGAGGAGGCAGGTGGAGAGTTGGGCTAAGGTTCCTCAGGAACCTGCTAGAAGCTGGTGTGTGGATATGCATAGAGTTTGCAGCAGGTCACAGCCGCTCTGCTAAGTACTGAAGAGGAACCACTTGTAACATGTTGagctatttaaatatatttcgtgtttgttttgtctaatAAAAGCAGATGAAATGTTGACAGAATATCAAATTATTAATGTGCATTATGTAGTTTTGACTGTATCTACTTAATGTTAACGATAAAGTTTGAACTTCACTGGAACAAAATGACACCAAATGAGCTCATCCTGTTTGTTCTACAGTTACAGGAACTGGAATAGATGATGATGTACATTGTAAAAATAGTTCTGTTAATATATTATTTCACACTCACCAGCTTGTTGTAAACCAACATCATCACGctgatctccatcctccatcatctccacctccatgttctctctctctcctctgatatatttcaccttcagatcagactcagtttgaatttctgtcGACATGTTGATGAACTAAAGAGCTAAACACTAAGTGAACTTCTTTGTGAccagtcttcactgtctgtttctgtctgagtcaggcagctttgaacagagagcatcaaggaagtagcagcaggacaaaccacaaccactgacactttaaatacatttatgactAAATCGCATTCATCGCATGATGAAGAAAACCTTCTCTGCCACAAATGTAATTGGGAAATTAAATGATTgagctgtttgttttgaaaaatctaAGCAAACTAATTCTTCTAAAATCTTATTAATATTTGTACTAAGACTTCTTTTAATTCATACAGAGGAAAACATTAGTCACAGGTGAGTTTTTTATCTGATCacattataaatacaaacagaaacacaacatatGACGTTGTTGTGACACAGGAAATGTGACGTCTacacttttatattttctctcaTAAGGAACTTTATTCTACAGCAAGTTCTCACAGTGATCAGTGATATTTCAAATGCTTCTACATGTATATGACGGTGTTTGCTGTGCTGCTACTGAAACTGAACTCTTCTAAAAAATCCtttcaattaaatttgttttcctgACTCCAGGTTGATGAGAAATTAAAGACGACTCTTAGATCAGTTTTAGCAGAAACAAACTCATTAATAACCAAGTACAGACaaagtgaagctgcagtttcctgtgactgcagcagtttagtgggactacagagttagtaagtccacatgtagttgttgtgaatgaacaagtcaacaaatgtgagatgactctgaggatcaggaagaacatttcagagtttgacaaacagcttcatcccaacactacacacgTCTCAgtcatcagaggaagcagcaaatctacttctcacagatccagtttttataaacattatCCTTGTATCCACTTCGTGTCCATTTCCCTTGTTGATCACAGCATGATGCAACATTCAGGCCTGTAGCATTTCCCAGCTCTGCTGGGGCCCAGAACCTGTGGGACAAATCAAAAGTGGACTGAAAAAGTGGTtggaaagctgctctctgaatccatccctgggactaatgatcatattcagctttttccttcatctgttcttcactttctaaagagcagagaagaggcagctgctccttcatgctgagatcaagttcaagaaagtttgactctaaatgttgaagctagtttttcttccaccatgtttgttctgtgtgaggatacagagagcagcacacacattcaatcctctgaactgtgaccagagctttgaaccatgtTTCAATCCTGACTCATTGTTACTGCCGCTCATCACAGACTGGAGATGAAGACATCAaatcatgtttgacatgttacTGTTTTATGCTTCTAAtgggaaaagaacaaaaactctTACGTTTCTGTCAGTGGTGAATCATCCACCCATTCCCATCGATATCCTGTAGATGCTGTTTTGTTCTCTGTCGTTCGTAGACCAATCCAGGACTCCTCATTCTTATTAAAGCCAGTGATTAAATCCTAATTGTTAACAAGAGACATTTCTTGTTTAGTTTCTTAATGATTATTTGCAACACAGCGGAAAACATAGAACAAATATTAACAGTCAAGACTTggaaaaaaatcagcttttctTATTGATCTATCGTTGTTTCTTGACCATTAGGGTCTGAACAGGAAGCTTCCAACGTGTATTGCATTCACAGAACTAATAAAATACAGACCTTCAGTTATGAGTTACTATGTCATTGTCATCAGAAGAGCAGCTCGGAAACTAAAGTAACTGAtcacacactcacctgttcctctttgctgttgatCATCACCAGATCTGATCCCCTGTCCTGACAGAATTTTCTGCTCTCAGACCATTTTTCCTTctcagtggatttaaagtaacaactgcATCCAAATCTCTTCCATCCTTCAGGACATTCTGGTCAAACAAGAGTTTTAACATTAGATTTCATGTcctttgttgttaaaataacaCTTAGAAattttttctgccatttttctttttattctataAATTAAAGTCAGTTTTGTATCACAGGTCTTTGCTGTTAGTGTAAATTTCTCacctttagttttatttttcagcttcTTTATTTCATCCTGTAGTTGACTGGTGTTGACTGAATGGtcttgagggaaaaaaaatgtttttaaaagtatgaAAATCAAATTAACACAGTCAAATTAAAAAGATGTAACTAATGTTCACTGTGCAATTTTTCTGATCTGTCTTTCTGACAGAGTGTGGGGCaacagaaatgcacacacacacacacacacacacacacacacacatacacacaaacacacacctgaggTGTAAAACTTTTAATGTATCGTTACACACAAATCTGCGAGTAAACAGCTTATAAAAGTAGTTCATTAAAACACAGTCAAACTAATTATCAGCTCTGCCCACAgtgatcgtgtgtgtgtgtgtgtgtgtgtgtgtgtgtgtgtgtgtgtgtgtgtgtgtctaatctCTAATAGCTAAATCAACAGCTGTCTGTATGTTATTGTAACCTTTTTGCTTGAATTGTCACATAACTTAATAAATTACTAAGTTCTCAAACAGTCTCTGAGCAGCCTCCACACTAAACCAGTGCCCCGCCCTCCAAGTGTCACCAGCTTTGCATCCTGTTCCTGGCTCTTATTTTGTAGTCTCTCAAAATAAGAGATTAGAATAAGAGAAGTATCTTTTATTCTAATCTTTCACCTCACAATAAGAGACATTATGTGACTAAATTGCTGTTGACTAGTTTTCACCCTTTTTATtgacatataaataaatcatggTCAAAATCAGCAAAATACCTCATTAACTTCTCAGCAGCTGGCCCTGAAAGGGTTGTAACTGAAAATGTAGGACAATCCTGAAGAACAATCTTATGGAGTCTGCAAGAGAACAATGGCCTGGAAGAAGGTTTGTTTCGCTTCATGGCCCAAAGCATAAAACGAAGGCTACACAGAAATGGTTTCCTGACAACAGGGTGAAggttctggagtggcagagtcAAAGCACAGACCTTAGTCCAACAGAAATAGAGGCTTTGTGGCTGGACTTCAAAAGGACTGTCTATGTGATCCCCACGCAACCTGACAGAGCTTGAGcagttttgcaaagaagaataaaCGTGCAGTGTCCAGATGTGCAAGACCACTTTTTTTACCTCACATTTTAATTGAACTGTCATTACTTTGTAGAGACCTGTTTCCACTGagacactgaaatatttttctgaaatttgtTTGTCAAAATCGCCAACTTATAATTGATCATGATTGATTTATGTCACTGTATTATGTTACGACACTATATACACTGATTGACGGCcctaatgaaaatatttctgtagTGTAAGCTTTCTACTCTCACCTGTAATTTGACCCTGGAGCTGCTTCACCTCATTCTGGGACTGATTCAATGTGATCTGTAGCTGCTCATTCAAGATGTTGAGCTCATCTATTTCTAATTTAACTGAAAAAATGGATACGGAACTCAgcacaacaggaaacaaaccGCACATTTACACAATACAAGGCTGGGaattttccatcattttgtAAATTTCAACAAATCCCATATATCCCATATATCCCATATATcccatatatatgtatatatatatatacatatatatatatatatatatacatatatatatatatatatatatatatatatatatatatatatatatattatatatatattttttttttattttaatggtcttggccagaaatgctGCTCTTCTCAATTCGTTCTATACTTcgttatttgtttttctgatgacacaacatttgTGAGTCTCATCAGCAAACATTGGAACATTAAAAAATGAGTGATTATTAATACAGGACCAAAATGATCTGAAACTGCATTAAAAGAAGCAGTAAAAATATGACGTTAATTCTCAGCAATaccattaaaatgtgtgaaaagtttACTAAATTGGTTCCAATATTacaaatctatatttaaagttttgaaatgtgttttggaaaCATTCAAGTTTGGCCTTTCAGAGTTTCaagtccttttattttttttcagggtttcaacacatttttatggcTTTGGCCCCATTTTCTAAAGTGTTTCACATCAGATTTCTAACCCTGTTTTCACGCCACAGAAGGATCTGCAACCCTGACAGGCCAGGGCAGGAGCTCACAGAACCTCAGCCAATCATATGGCTTCTAAAAGGATAAGCCAATCAGAGAACAGTCTAAACAAGGTTCCACTGGTCACACAGGAAGTAAGTTGAGCGTAGTGATAGTGATATAAACCACACATTGTTGTGGTGTTTGTTTCCTCACATGCTTGTTGAGTTCGGCTGTTGCAGCTAACTGTTAactgttagcatttagctaCACACATTAGCTCAGTGAGGAAAGACTGTAAAGGTTAAATCTATTGTTAGCTAAACCTGCTCTGTTGTAAAAATGGAGAGTAAGATGTTAAGTaacttacatttacttaaaagtCTGGACTGCAAGGATGCATTCACTGATTGTTTAGTTCcggtttgggtagtacatgtacataaatgccattaaacatcCGActtcttatattaaaatatctttgtaCTGTtagctgaaaaacgcctccagctgacatcacttggaggaaccttaggtcagattacaacatcttgTTCATGTGGGGGAGTTTTACagctaaaaacagagaaatattttcatatagggaagtcagacagttcaaaagcattattgtacatttacacctaaactaaagccataaaaagcaacTTGAAagttggtgaagtcgccctttaagtaGAGTTTTGAgatatttctgctttattggagtattttcattttctactaCTTTAAACTTTCACTTCATTATATTTCTGAGGCGAAAATTTCACGTGTACTTCATCACATTACTATGATGACTATAGTTACTTTTCAGTTACAGTATAATAATCCCACTTTTTCAATCTCCAGTGTGAAACTCCCAAGTCACCCAGCAGTGtggaaagttgtttttatgGAAGTGATTAGATTCAAAACATCATGAAATCGGGGAAAAGGCTCTGTCAGGACTAGACCGATACCATCACTAGAACGTGTTTCAGATGCTAAAACCCAGACGGAAGACAACTGCTAAACTGGTCAGAATTAAGGTGAGCGACTTTTTGGCTAGTTTGAAAATGTGGATAATGTGAGCTGGTATTTAGCATTTGCTCAGAGCCGTTTTACCTTACTTTGTATGGAGAGGATGATGATCACAGCCAtcaacagaagacacagcagtcccagacacagagcagctccTCTGAGAGAAACTCTCTGAAACAGAGGACGGTTCTGAGTCTGTGGtcctacagagacaaaacacagagaCCAGCTATATCAAAGGGCCGCTTCACACATTACATTGTCTCCTATAGTGCTACGTTAACCTTTAAATACTTATGaagtaaatgatttaaattaggGCTGTCAGCCCTAATGTGATAAAAAGGTGTCAATCCTTATTTCTTTAAGGCCTTTAAAACAGGTTCGGTTAAGCAACAGTGGGTCATTCGACGGTGTGAGTGAAAACTTGACTGATTCCCTGCAAATAAAAAGTTGTGAAGTCATAGTTGTGGGGTTTCTGATGCAGTTTCTCAGCTCTCTGCCTGACAGCGGGTGTGGTAGCTCATACTTAGACACAAATGGTGATCTGAAGGAGTGGTCGAAGACAAACCCAGAATAGATCAACTGTACTACGAGCAATCAGATGACAAGAGcaaaagcagaagcagaagcatATCACCCAGAAGCAGAGATATTCAGAACAGAGAAGGCAGAGTCATTTTAACACCCTTTAAACCCCAAAGTGGAACAAGGAAgtggacgaggatggacaggatcaggaatgaggacatcagagggacagctcatgttagatgttttggagataaagtcagagaggccagattgaggtggtttggacatgttcagaggagaaactgtgaatatatcggtataatggatgctgaggttggagctgccaggcaggaggtctagaggaagaccaaagaggagatttatggatgtagtgagggaggacatgaagttagttggtgtgagtgaagaggatgcagaggatagagttagatggaggcacatgattcgctgtggcgacccctgaaagggagcagccgaaaggaaaagaagaagatgctgTTTTGTTCTCTGTCGTCCGTAGACCAATCCAGGACTCTTCATTCTTATTAAAGTCAGTGATTAAATCCTAATAGTTaacaagagacaaaaaaacaatgcgGTGGTTTTCTTGAAAAccttaaagaaaacaagttcATTATATTTGATACATTCGTCAGAAACAGTTGAAAATTCAGCCCCTCTCATAGTTCTGTCATCGTTTCACTTGTTTCTTGGCCATCAGGTTCAAAACAGGAAGCTTTATACTGCTttcttaaaagaaataaaatgggGACCTTATCTTATTGTTCTGACTGA
The nucleotide sequence above comes from Channa argus isolate prfri chromosome 1, Channa argus male v1.0, whole genome shotgun sequence. Encoded proteins:
- the LOC137102266 gene encoding C-type lectin domain family 4 member M-like, whose translation is MAVIIILSIQIKLEIDELNILNEQLQITLNQSQNEVKQLQGQITDHSVNTSQLQDEIKKLKNKTKECPEGWKRFGCSCYFKSTEKEKWSESRKFCQDRGSDLVMINSKEEQDLITGFNKNEESWIGLRTTENKTASTGYRWEWVDDSPLTETFWAPAELGNATGLNVASCCDQQGKWTRSGYKDNVYKNWICEK